Proteins from a genomic interval of Paenibacillus sp. FSL R5-0623:
- a CDS encoding sugar ABC transporter permease: MTHSRKRKRGGPLAREAQIAGWLFVSPMVLGFTLLLLFPMGLALYMSLTDWPLLGEHHFIGLENYRNIMTDAMFWKVLANTVYFTAGLVPLNIVLALLLALLLSRNLRGIGIFRTAIFVPVMTSLIVWAIVWKLMYATESGLINQLLLMAGIKGPAWLYNEDLAMPAVIVTSVLKNVGLNMVLFIAAIQQVPRSLYEAATLDGAGRRGTFFHVTLPMITPTVFLTVVMTVIGSLKVFGQIYVMTQGGPSNSTKVLVYYIWEKAFKLFQFGYASALAYVLFLIVLILTLLQWQLRKRWVFNEGDA; this comes from the coding sequence TTGACCCATTCACGCAAGCGCAAAAGAGGGGGGCCACTCGCCAGAGAGGCCCAGATCGCAGGTTGGCTGTTTGTATCGCCGATGGTGCTTGGGTTTACCCTGCTGCTGTTATTTCCCATGGGTCTCGCGTTATACATGAGCCTGACCGATTGGCCGCTGCTGGGGGAGCATCATTTTATTGGACTGGAGAATTACCGAAATATTATGACAGATGCCATGTTCTGGAAGGTGCTCGCCAATACGGTTTATTTCACAGCGGGGCTGGTGCCTCTTAATATTGTGCTTGCCCTGCTGCTCGCGTTGCTGCTATCCAGAAATCTGCGGGGCATCGGAATTTTCCGAACAGCGATCTTTGTTCCGGTCATGACCTCGCTGATCGTATGGGCCATCGTGTGGAAGCTGATGTATGCGACAGAGTCGGGATTGATTAATCAGCTTCTGTTGATGGCGGGCATCAAGGGTCCGGCCTGGCTGTACAATGAAGATTTGGCAATGCCGGCGGTGATTGTGACAAGTGTGCTGAAAAATGTCGGTCTGAATATGGTGCTGTTCATTGCAGCCATTCAGCAGGTGCCGCGTTCACTGTACGAAGCAGCAACATTGGACGGTGCGGGCAGAAGAGGAACCTTCTTTCACGTCACGTTGCCTATGATCACACCAACGGTGTTTTTGACTGTGGTCATGACCGTGATTGGTTCACTCAAAGTATTCGGGCAGATCTATGTGATGACACAGGGCGGGCCGAGCAACAGCACCAAGGTATTGGTTTATTATATCTGGGAAAAAGCATTCAAACTATTTCAGTTTGGCTATGCTTCTGCTCTCGCATATGTACTGTTCTTGATCGTGCTAATTCTGACGCTGCTGCAATGGCAGCTCCGAAAGAGGTGGGTATTCAATGAAGGCGATGCCTAG
- a CDS encoding carbohydrate ABC transporter permease, with the protein MKAMPSPSGRKIGSTLGTYLLLTLISLIMIMPFIWMISTSFKEPQSIFTYPPQWIPEPFRFQNYIDVFRLIPFHRFYWNSIYISALVVLGTVFFASLAGYAFAKIPFKGRNVVFLILLSAMMIPHEVTAIPMFLFMRQLGWIDTHLPLILLPIFGAGGVFGIFVMRQFFITVPTELEEAAMIDGCNRFRIYARIMLPIAKPGMATLTIFTFVTIWNEFFDPLIFINSRDLMTLPLGLSLFTDEVGTAWQYLMSATVMATLPLLIVFFLAQRRFIEGVAMTGLKE; encoded by the coding sequence ATGAAGGCGATGCCTAGTCCTTCGGGGCGGAAGATAGGAAGTACTCTGGGGACGTATTTGCTGCTGACCCTGATTTCGCTCATTATGATTATGCCATTTATCTGGATGATATCGACATCATTTAAGGAACCCCAGAGCATATTCACCTATCCACCGCAGTGGATACCGGAACCATTCCGATTTCAGAACTACATCGATGTCTTTCGATTGATTCCGTTTCACCGTTTTTATTGGAACAGTATCTACATTTCTGCGTTGGTTGTGCTGGGAACAGTATTCTTTGCTTCCCTCGCTGGGTACGCATTCGCCAAAATTCCGTTTAAAGGACGTAATGTGGTATTTCTCATCCTGCTGAGTGCGATGATGATTCCCCATGAGGTAACGGCGATACCGATGTTTCTGTTCATGCGGCAGCTGGGGTGGATTGATACCCATCTTCCGCTGATATTATTGCCGATCTTTGGCGCGGGTGGTGTGTTTGGCATCTTTGTGATGCGGCAGTTCTTCATTACGGTGCCAACGGAGCTGGAGGAAGCGGCGATGATTGACGGCTGTAACCGATTCCGGATATATGCGCGAATTATGCTGCCCATTGCCAAGCCGGGTATGGCTACGCTGACGATCTTTACGTTTGTGACCATCTGGAATGAGTTTTTTGATCCGTTGATCTTCATTAACTCGCGTGATCTAATGACGCTGCCGCTTGGATTATCCCTGTTTACAGATGAAGTGGGTACAGCCTGGCAATATCTGATGAGCGCCACCGTCATGGCAACCTTGCCACTGTTAATTGTTTTTTTCCTGGCACAACGGCGCTTCATTGAGGGGGTTGCCATGACGGGACTGAAAGAGTAA
- a CDS encoding FAD-dependent oxidoreductase yields MEKEEADVVIVGGGPAGIAAAIAAGRQGVRTVLVERYGFVGGMSTAAMVYPWMTFHTEHGEQVIKGIAQEIVDRLQMRGGSPGHLRDTVGFVHSVTPYHPAIFQVVAAEMLQEAGVRLLLHSFVDEVVVGDDRVEAVRVTNKSGRMEFQANVFVDASGDADLAYLAGASVAKGRDGDHRSQPMTMKFRMRGVDLGRVKQYMQEHPEDFYVKTPFAELDSIPLTGVSGFYSQWKKAGVPINRDQVLFFTGPAEDEVLINCTRVQGLDATDAEDLTSAEQEGRKQVLMIAEFLQHDVPGFERASISAVAPQIGIRESRRIIGQYALTQADVVAGRKFDDVIARSGYPIDIHDPSGQGVVAAFIEGDGAYDIPYRCLISRNIRNLLAAGRCISTTHEAHATTRLTPSCMATGEAAGTAAALTVKMKLDPVELPIVLLQAELRHNGAAI; encoded by the coding sequence ATGGAAAAGGAAGAGGCAGATGTCGTTATTGTGGGCGGAGGTCCAGCTGGTATAGCGGCAGCCATTGCGGCTGGACGACAGGGTGTCCGCACAGTGCTGGTGGAGCGATACGGATTCGTGGGTGGGATGTCCACTGCCGCTATGGTCTATCCCTGGATGACTTTCCATACGGAACATGGTGAGCAGGTCATTAAAGGTATTGCGCAGGAGATTGTGGATCGTTTGCAGATGCGTGGCGGCTCCCCGGGGCATTTGCGTGATACGGTTGGATTTGTGCACAGTGTCACACCGTACCATCCAGCCATCTTTCAGGTGGTTGCGGCAGAGATGTTGCAGGAGGCTGGTGTCCGGCTGTTATTGCACAGCTTCGTGGATGAAGTGGTCGTTGGGGATGATCGGGTGGAAGCGGTGCGAGTGACAAACAAGTCTGGAAGAATGGAGTTTCAGGCGAACGTATTTGTGGATGCAAGCGGGGATGCGGATCTGGCTTATCTTGCGGGTGCTTCTGTGGCAAAAGGACGAGACGGGGATCATCGGTCGCAGCCGATGACCATGAAATTTCGTATGCGTGGTGTGGATCTTGGACGAGTAAAACAATACATGCAGGAGCATCCGGAGGATTTCTATGTGAAAACCCCCTTTGCTGAACTGGACAGCATCCCGTTAACCGGCGTGAGCGGCTTCTACTCCCAGTGGAAAAAAGCAGGTGTGCCAATTAATCGCGATCAGGTATTGTTTTTTACCGGACCGGCAGAGGATGAAGTGCTGATTAATTGTACCCGGGTGCAGGGACTTGATGCGACAGATGCCGAGGATCTGACCTCTGCGGAACAGGAAGGCCGGAAGCAGGTGCTGATGATTGCTGAGTTTTTGCAACATGATGTGCCTGGATTCGAACGGGCTTCGATCTCGGCGGTAGCGCCGCAGATTGGTATCCGTGAATCCAGGCGGATCATTGGGCAGTATGCATTGACACAAGCGGATGTGGTTGCAGGACGGAAATTTGACGATGTAATTGCCAGAAGTGGTTATCCGATTGATATTCATGATCCTTCGGGTCAAGGCGTTGTGGCTGCCTTTATAGAAGGAGATGGGGCGTACGATATTCCGTATCGCTGTCTGATCTCTCGCAATATCCGCAATCTGCTGGCGGCAGGACGCTGCATCTCCACCACACATGAGGCGCATGCAACGACAAGGTTGACTCCAAGCTGTATGGCTACCGGAGAGGCGGCAGGGACAGCGGCTGCACTAACAGTGAAGATGAAGCTGGACCCGGTGGAACTGCCGATCGTGTTGCTACAGGCGGAATTACGTCACAACGGAGCGGCGATCTAG
- a CDS encoding amino acid ABC transporter permease — protein sequence MDFSGAYAWPNLRFLLQGFLITLQVAGLSIIFSFVLGTVLGTIRFTRIPVLSQIMAVIVDTIRNLPLLLIIFFIHMVLPQLGIKMSVFWSTVVGLSLFEGAMIAEIVRSGLKSVERGQVEAARSSGLSYMQTLGGIIMPQALRRMSPPMVSQFISLLKDTSLAIIISLPELMHNVQILGGQSFDYIIPALLLAAVLYFAINYALSIVARRLEARMN from the coding sequence ATGGACTTTAGCGGGGCCTATGCGTGGCCCAACCTTCGTTTCCTGCTTCAAGGATTCCTGATTACCCTGCAGGTAGCAGGGCTATCCATTATATTCAGCTTTGTGCTCGGCACTGTGCTGGGTACGATCCGATTTACCCGTATCCCTGTTCTGTCACAGATCATGGCAGTGATCGTGGATACGATCCGGAATCTGCCGCTGTTGCTCATCATTTTCTTCATCCACATGGTACTTCCGCAGCTCGGGATTAAAATGTCCGTCTTCTGGTCCACGGTCGTTGGACTGAGTCTGTTTGAAGGCGCGATGATTGCCGAGATCGTCCGTAGCGGTCTGAAGTCCGTTGAGCGCGGTCAGGTGGAAGCTGCCCGTTCCTCGGGCCTCAGCTACATGCAGACCCTCGGTGGCATCATCATGCCACAGGCGCTACGCCGCATGTCCCCGCCGATGGTCAGCCAGTTCATCTCACTCCTGAAGGATACTTCACTGGCGATCATCATCTCTCTGCCAGAGCTGATGCACAACGTGCAGATCCTTGGCGGTCAAAGTTTCGATTACATTATCCCGGCCCTGCTGCTCGCAGCCGTATTGTATTTTGCCATCAACTACGCGCTGTCCATTGTCGCAAGGCGACTTGAGGCACGGATGAATTGA
- a CDS encoding amino acid ABC transporter permease → MGTLDFSVLMRHSDRFLEGFLNTIQVSILALIGSFILGAILAIFRISPVKPLNWIGTAFVEFIRNIPLLLVVFFFYLGLPALGISLDGFVSGTLGLTIYTAAFIAEAIRAGIQTVPRGQLEAARSSGLSYVQAMNLIILPQAIKIVLPSIGNQFINLVKNSSILAVVAGMDLMYFADLVNSDTFQPLSVYTIVALFYLVLTLPLSFLVHYMERRFGQSDAEARSTKGKPKKNKPAGQVTM, encoded by the coding sequence TCGGATCGTTTTCTGGAAGGGTTCCTGAATACCATTCAAGTGAGCATTTTGGCTCTCATTGGCAGCTTTATCCTTGGCGCGATCCTGGCTATCTTTCGGATATCCCCTGTGAAACCGCTGAACTGGATTGGCACGGCTTTTGTGGAATTTATCCGAAACATCCCATTGCTGTTGGTTGTGTTTTTCTTCTATCTTGGACTGCCTGCACTAGGCATCTCGCTGGATGGGTTTGTCTCCGGCACTCTGGGTCTGACCATCTACACCGCCGCTTTCATTGCCGAAGCGATCCGAGCGGGCATTCAGACGGTGCCGCGTGGACAACTGGAAGCAGCAAGATCCTCCGGCTTGTCCTATGTACAGGCCATGAACCTGATCATTCTGCCCCAGGCCATCAAGATTGTACTGCCGTCCATCGGCAACCAGTTCATCAATTTGGTCAAAAACTCATCCATTCTTGCCGTTGTCGCCGGTATGGATCTTATGTATTTTGCCGACCTGGTTAACTCGGATACATTCCAGCCGCTAAGTGTGTACACCATTGTTGCGCTGTTCTATCTGGTGCTGACACTACCACTCAGCTTCCTGGTGCATTATATGGAGCGCAGGTTTGGACAGAGCGATGCAGAAGCGCGCAGCACCAAAGGCAAACCGAAAAAGAACAAACCGGCAGGTCAGGTCACCATGTAA